The Novosphingobium kaempferiae genome includes a window with the following:
- a CDS encoding toxic anion resistance protein produces MATATETVGELKLTPPDPVPTVAPAQAAGLVPVGDEAKSKLQVRVDEFVNDLVASDAASPEFGRKVDQITNMGRKEISEASGHSNRFLDRPVRAMDKDAGVGADLAELRRTVEDLDPSQKGNLLAPRKIFGVIPFGNKLKNYFDGYQSAQGHISAILARLQGGKDELLMDNAAIDVERQNLWAAMGKLEQMIYMARTLDDALEQKANDLDHIDPAKAKAVRESALFYVRQRTQDLLTQMAVSVQGYLALDLVKKNNVELVKGVDRASTTTVGALRTAVTVAQAMANQKLVLDQITALNTTTANIIDGTGQMLKDNTARIHEQAANSTIPLETLSRAFQNIYDTMDSIDTFKLKALDSMKQTVTSLEGEIGKSKAYIARAQGQSEGLAAGDDTAARTLLEALD; encoded by the coding sequence ATGGCTACGGCCACTGAAACTGTTGGCGAACTGAAGCTCACCCCGCCCGATCCGGTGCCGACCGTCGCGCCCGCGCAGGCTGCGGGGCTGGTTCCCGTGGGAGACGAGGCGAAGTCGAAGCTGCAGGTCCGCGTCGACGAGTTCGTCAACGATCTCGTCGCTTCCGACGCCGCCTCGCCCGAATTCGGCCGCAAGGTGGACCAGATCACCAACATGGGCCGCAAGGAGATTTCCGAGGCGTCCGGCCATTCCAACCGCTTCCTCGACCGCCCGGTGCGGGCGATGGACAAGGACGCGGGCGTCGGAGCGGACCTTGCCGAACTGCGCCGTACCGTCGAGGATCTCGATCCGAGCCAGAAGGGCAATCTGCTGGCGCCGCGCAAGATTTTTGGCGTGATCCCCTTCGGCAACAAGCTGAAGAACTACTTCGACGGCTACCAGAGCGCGCAGGGCCACATCAGCGCGATCCTCGCCCGCCTTCAAGGCGGCAAGGACGAGTTGCTGATGGACAATGCCGCCATCGACGTGGAGCGCCAGAACCTCTGGGCGGCGATGGGCAAGCTCGAACAGATGATCTACATGGCCCGCACGCTCGACGATGCGCTGGAGCAGAAGGCCAACGATCTCGACCATATCGATCCCGCCAAGGCCAAGGCCGTGCGCGAATCGGCGCTGTTCTATGTCCGCCAGCGCACGCAGGATCTGCTGACGCAGATGGCGGTGTCGGTGCAGGGCTATCTCGCGCTCGATCTGGTGAAGAAGAACAATGTCGAACTGGTGAAGGGCGTCGACCGCGCCTCCACCACCACGGTCGGCGCGCTGCGCACCGCCGTCACGGTGGCGCAGGCGATGGCGAACCAGAAGCTGGTGCTCGACCAGATCACCGCGCTCAACACCACGACCGCGAACATCATCGACGGCACCGGCCAGATGCTCAAGGACAACACCGCACGCATCCACGAGCAGGCGGCGAACTCCACGATCCCGCTGGAGACGCTCAGCCGCGCGTTCCAGAACATCTACGACACGATGGATTCGATCGACACCTTCAAGCTCAAGGCGCTCGATTCGATGAAGCAGACGGTCACTTCGCTCGAAGGCGAGATCGGCAAGTCGAAGGCCTACATCGCCCGTGCGCAGGGCCAGTCCGAAGGACTTGCCGCCGGTGACGATACCGCCGCCAGGACGCTGCTGGAGGCTCTGGACTGA
- a CDS encoding FAD binding domain-containing protein has protein sequence MKPAPFDYVRPSGIEEACRTLAEAGGGATIIAGGQTLMPLLNLRMSQPFILVDINGIADLKGVSQVEGGTRIGPATRQADALKDATLARHLPAFVTALGHVGHYQTRNRGTIGGSVALGEPAAEMPATAVALGARIEIASVRGTRTVAADAFYLGPYMTVLETDELVTGIVYPDWPDGHLVLFREVAQRPGDFALVGMVGALVLEGGTVTRAGIAWFGMGATPIRARQAEAALLGTALDRIDPQAVARAAVADTAPFDDHHASAEYRRTIGARIFARALAETLDLRSAA, from the coding sequence GTGAAGCCCGCGCCGTTCGATTATGTGCGCCCCTCCGGCATCGAGGAGGCGTGCCGCACCCTTGCCGAAGCGGGCGGCGGCGCGACGATCATCGCGGGCGGGCAGACGCTGATGCCGCTGCTGAACCTGCGGATGAGCCAGCCGTTCATTCTCGTCGACATCAACGGCATCGCCGATCTGAAAGGTGTCTCGCAGGTCGAGGGCGGCACCCGGATCGGTCCGGCGACGCGGCAGGCGGATGCGCTGAAGGACGCAACGCTGGCGCGGCATCTGCCTGCCTTCGTCACCGCGCTCGGCCATGTCGGGCATTACCAGACGCGCAACCGCGGGACCATCGGCGGTTCCGTGGCGCTGGGGGAGCCGGCGGCCGAGATGCCCGCGACCGCCGTGGCGCTGGGCGCGCGGATCGAGATCGCATCGGTGCGCGGCACCCGCACGGTCGCGGCGGATGCCTTCTACCTCGGCCCGTACATGACGGTGCTGGAGACGGACGAACTGGTGACGGGCATCGTCTATCCGGACTGGCCGGACGGCCACCTCGTCCTGTTCCGGGAAGTGGCGCAGCGGCCGGGAGACTTCGCGCTCGTCGGCATGGTCGGGGCGCTGGTGCTGGAGGGCGGCACGGTGACGCGGGCCGGGATCGCGTGGTTCGGCATGGGGGCGACGCCGATCCGGGCGCGGCAGGCGGAAGCGGCGCTGCTGGGCACCGCGCTCGACCGCATCGACCCGCAAGCCGTGGCACGCGCCGCGGTGGCCGACACCGCCCCGTTCGACGACCATCACGCCAGCGCGGAATACCGCCGCACCATAGGCGCGCGCATCTTCGCCCGTGCTCTGGCCGAGACGCTGGACCTCAGGAGCGCGGCATGA
- a CDS encoding nuclear transport factor 2 family protein, with product MSDLAATVAYLKDRQDILDCIVRECRARDRQDAEQIASCWWEDGVDEHGAVVTFAPDYPHRANAGHRAAFQATSHNITNHLCDIDGDTANCETYVVGGLFWKDSGHTSIAFGRYLDRLEKRGGEWRIAVRRCTIEMTADADPNWVFSDAVKGFLKHQWSREDPSYERPITWKPKEEGVRW from the coding sequence GTGAGCGACCTTGCAGCCACCGTGGCATACCTGAAGGACCGCCAGGACATCCTCGACTGTATCGTGCGCGAATGCCGCGCGCGGGATCGGCAGGATGCGGAGCAGATCGCCTCGTGCTGGTGGGAGGACGGCGTGGACGAACACGGCGCGGTCGTGACCTTCGCGCCCGACTATCCCCATCGCGCCAACGCCGGGCACCGCGCCGCCTTCCAGGCCACCAGCCACAACATCACCAACCACTTGTGCGACATCGACGGCGACACCGCCAATTGCGAGACTTACGTGGTCGGCGGGCTGTTCTGGAAGGATTCCGGCCACACCTCCATCGCGTTCGGCCGCTACCTCGACCGGCTGGAGAAACGGGGCGGCGAATGGCGCATTGCCGTGCGCCGCTGCACCATCGAGATGACGGCGGACGCCGATCCGAACTGGGTCTTCTCTGATGCGGTGAAGGGCTTCCTCAAGCACCAGTGGAGCCGGGAGGATCCGTCCTACGAGCGACCGATTACGTGGAAGCCGAAGGAGGAAGGGGTGCGGTGGTAA
- a CDS encoding (2Fe-2S)-binding protein, translating into MSEHRIDLTVNGLRHSARVEARTGLGEFLRDALGYTGTHLACEHGVCGACTVMVDGVAMRSCLMLAVQADGAEVTTVEGLAAPDGTLHPVQQALKDNFGLQCGFCTPGVAITLATVTRDNAGVEGAAMEEALTRAMSGHICRCTGYQGIRRAIRQLSETAR; encoded by the coding sequence ATGAGCGAGCATCGCATCGACCTCACCGTCAACGGCCTGCGCCATTCGGCAAGGGTGGAAGCGCGCACCGGGCTGGGCGAATTCCTGCGCGACGCGCTGGGCTATACCGGCACGCACCTCGCCTGCGAACATGGGGTCTGCGGTGCCTGCACGGTCATGGTCGATGGGGTGGCCATGCGATCGTGCCTGATGCTGGCGGTGCAGGCGGACGGTGCCGAGGTGACGACGGTGGAGGGCCTCGCCGCGCCGGACGGCACGCTCCATCCGGTGCAGCAGGCGCTCAAGGACAACTTCGGCCTCCAGTGCGGTTTCTGCACGCCGGGCGTCGCGATCACCCTCGCCACCGTTACGCGCGACAATGCGGGCGTGGAAGGCGCGGCGATGGAGGAGGCGCTGACCAGGGCGATGTCCGGCCACATCTGCCGCTGCACCGGCTATCAAGGCATCCGCCGCGCGATCCGCCAATTGTCGGAGACGGCGCGATGA
- a CDS encoding xanthine dehydrogenase family protein molybdopterin-binding subunit, which translates to MNVHAKSVGAARYVGARTPRKEDGRLLTGRGQFTDDVRVPGMLHVAYVRSQVARGRILSIDIKAAREMPGVHAIYTQADLCAVPVNFQTFFFTPVEAPVTLLADGRVACVGEPIAMVVAESRALAEDAASLVEVAIEEEKPVVTIADAKVGPLVHPERDDNVAAEMGDEDTRDAIQPVLDASAHVVTTRIRHQRIAQSPMEARACAVSPEGENEMTVWIGCQSPHLAARYIALVLGLPQEAIRVIAKDVGGGFGLKNIPWKEELAVIAAAKLLRRPLKWIEDRFEALTASSHARDQDVTLTVGFDAEARLQAAWCDYACNNGAWPMGEDANIAVHMFMWPCYKLPAYGFVTRGWYTNTMGLGAYRGPWAMESLVRETLLDKAARRIGIDPIELRRRNLVYLTDQPHTSTLGIPVEDITPGECLERLVANVDFAAFRREQVEARKQGRYLGIGVATYIEPTGAAGSMAPMTGETVHLRIEPTGKVVAMLSTHSQGHGTATTMAQVIAEQLGVPYEDVAVYEGDSAIGAFSPGAAGSRQGVIAGGATWKAAQLLADKVKLVAAHLSNASVDAVVIEGGMVHIAGAPEMSRSLREVAEIAYGEPGRLPEGAATGLEAQFRYQPPPMTMTSAAHCCMVEVDAETGFVKILRWISSEDCGTVINPGVVEGQIAGGLAQAIGQVLLEDMPYDARGNPLAATFKDYRMPTISDVPDFEYLHASTPSQTIGGMRGVGEGGCIIGPPTLVNAIADALSPFGEIDELVLPLTPARILDVIERRDVSGTRAHLEGVTPEPVVEEVAPEEMAAPVGASGIEGDWNMVLKTPMGPQAMVAHFDCEGTAVCGYLEAPEGRQDFAGGVLSGNQLKFEMKVEKPMKITLKYDLTFDGDSVSGKCKMGMFGSAKVSGERA; encoded by the coding sequence ATGAACGTTCACGCGAAGAGCGTCGGTGCTGCGCGCTATGTCGGGGCCAGAACCCCGCGCAAGGAGGACGGGCGCCTGCTCACCGGGCGGGGCCAGTTCACCGACGACGTGCGCGTGCCGGGGATGCTCCACGTCGCCTACGTCCGGTCGCAGGTGGCGCGCGGGCGAATCCTGTCCATCGACATCAAGGCCGCGCGCGAGATGCCGGGCGTCCATGCGATCTACACGCAGGCCGACCTTTGCGCCGTTCCGGTGAACTTCCAGACCTTCTTCTTCACGCCGGTGGAGGCCCCGGTGACGCTGCTTGCCGACGGTCGCGTCGCCTGCGTGGGGGAGCCCATCGCCATGGTTGTCGCCGAGAGCCGTGCGCTGGCGGAAGACGCGGCATCGCTGGTCGAAGTCGCGATCGAGGAGGAAAAGCCCGTCGTCACCATCGCCGATGCGAAAGTCGGCCCGCTCGTCCACCCCGAGCGCGACGACAACGTGGCGGCGGAAATGGGCGACGAGGACACGCGCGACGCGATCCAGCCGGTGCTCGATGCCAGCGCCCATGTCGTCACCACGCGCATCCGCCACCAGCGCATCGCCCAGTCCCCGATGGAAGCGCGCGCCTGCGCCGTCTCTCCGGAAGGAGAGAACGAGATGACGGTGTGGATCGGCTGCCAGAGCCCGCACCTTGCCGCGCGTTACATCGCGCTGGTGCTCGGGCTGCCGCAGGAGGCGATCCGCGTGATCGCGAAGGATGTGGGCGGCGGCTTCGGCCTCAAGAACATCCCGTGGAAGGAGGAACTGGCGGTCATCGCCGCGGCAAAACTGCTGCGCCGTCCGCTCAAGTGGATCGAGGATCGCTTCGAGGCGCTGACCGCCTCCAGCCACGCGCGCGATCAGGACGTGACGCTGACGGTGGGCTTCGATGCCGAGGCGCGGCTGCAGGCGGCGTGGTGCGACTATGCCTGCAACAACGGTGCCTGGCCCATGGGCGAGGACGCCAACATCGCCGTCCACATGTTCATGTGGCCCTGCTACAAGCTGCCCGCCTACGGCTTCGTGACGCGCGGGTGGTACACGAACACGATGGGCCTCGGCGCCTATCGCGGGCCGTGGGCGATGGAATCGCTGGTGCGCGAGACGCTGCTGGACAAGGCCGCGCGCCGGATCGGCATTGATCCGATCGAACTGCGCCGCCGCAACCTCGTCTACCTGACCGACCAGCCGCACACCTCCACACTCGGCATCCCGGTGGAGGACATCACGCCCGGCGAGTGCCTGGAAAGGCTGGTCGCCAATGTCGATTTCGCCGCGTTCCGGCGCGAGCAGGTCGAGGCGCGCAAGCAGGGTCGCTACCTCGGCATCGGCGTCGCCACCTATATCGAGCCGACCGGCGCGGCAGGCTCCATGGCGCCGATGACGGGCGAGACGGTGCATCTGCGCATCGAGCCGACCGGCAAGGTGGTCGCCATGCTCTCCACCCATTCGCAGGGCCACGGCACCGCGACGACGATGGCGCAGGTCATCGCGGAGCAATTGGGCGTGCCTTACGAGGACGTGGCGGTCTACGAAGGCGACAGCGCCATCGGCGCGTTCTCTCCGGGTGCGGCGGGCAGCCGTCAGGGCGTCATCGCCGGGGGCGCGACGTGGAAGGCGGCGCAACTGCTGGCGGACAAGGTGAAGCTGGTCGCCGCGCACCTCTCCAACGCCAGCGTCGATGCCGTGGTCATCGAAGGCGGCATGGTCCACATCGCGGGCGCGCCGGAAATGTCCCGCTCGCTGCGCGAGGTCGCCGAGATCGCCTACGGGGAGCCCGGTCGCCTGCCGGAAGGCGCGGCGACCGGGCTGGAGGCGCAGTTCCGTTACCAGCCGCCGCCGATGACGATGACCAGCGCCGCTCACTGCTGCATGGTGGAAGTCGACGCCGAGACCGGCTTCGTGAAGATCCTGCGCTGGATCAGTTCGGAGGACTGCGGCACCGTTATCAACCCCGGCGTCGTCGAAGGGCAGATCGCGGGCGGGCTGGCGCAGGCCATCGGGCAGGTGCTGCTGGAGGACATGCCTTACGACGCGCGCGGCAATCCGCTGGCGGCGACGTTCAAGGACTACAGGATGCCGACGATCTCCGACGTGCCGGATTTCGAGTACCTGCACGCCAGCACGCCGTCGCAGACCATCGGCGGGATGCGTGGGGTGGGCGAGGGGGGCTGCATCATCGGCCCGCCGACACTGGTGAACGCCATTGCCGATGCGCTCAGCCCTTTCGGAGAGATCGACGAACTGGTGCTGCCGCTCACCCCGGCGCGCATCCTCGACGTGATCGAGCGGCGCGACGTGTCCGGTACGCGAGCGCATCTGGAGGGGGTGACGCCCGAGCCGGTCGTGGAGGAAGTCGCTCCGGAGGAGATGGCGGCCCCAGTTGGCGCATCCGGCATCGAAGGCGACTGGAACATGGTGCTCAAGACGCCGATGGGGCCGCAGGCGATGGTCGCGCACTTCGACTGCGAAGGGACTGCGGTCTGCGGCTATCTGGAAGCGCCGGAAGGCCGGCAGGACTTCGCGGGCGGGGTGCTCTCGGGCAACCAGTTGAAGTTCGAGATGAAGGTCGAGAAGCCGATGAAGATCACCCTCAAGTACGACCTGACATTTGACGGCGACTCGGTCTCCGGAAAGTGCAAGATGGGCATGTTCGGATCGGCCAAGGTCAGCGGCGAACGGGCCTGA
- a CDS encoding SDR family NAD(P)-dependent oxidoreductase: MTTGTVVITGAAGGMGRPAAHRFAAQGRALLLCDLDAARLEALAEELRPAAGTVTVLAADIAAPDFAEQAIAALDGAGIGALIHTAGLSPTMSDGARIFAVNYDATERLVAGLLPHFTEGGCAVLISSVSAYMLGDPALLASIRDFVTTGSRDGIAGYMDHPGMAYAISKRAVIGIVERDAPAFGAKGLRIASIAPGFIDTPMGRAEAEANEQLRGLIGMVPQRRMGHGDEIASVAEFLCSPDASYVSGVDIRVDGGIIGLLNAKGSGQ; the protein is encoded by the coding sequence ATGACCACCGGAACCGTCGTCATCACCGGAGCCGCTGGCGGCATGGGCCGCCCCGCCGCCCACCGCTTCGCCGCGCAGGGCAGGGCGCTGCTGCTGTGCGACCTCGACGCCGCACGGCTTGAGGCGCTGGCAGAGGAACTGCGCCCCGCAGCCGGAACCGTGACGGTGCTCGCCGCCGACATCGCCGCGCCGGACTTTGCCGAGCAGGCCATTGCCGCGCTGGACGGAGCGGGGATCGGCGCCCTGATCCATACGGCGGGCCTCTCGCCCACGATGAGCGACGGCGCGCGCATATTCGCGGTGAACTATGACGCGACCGAGCGGCTCGTCGCCGGGCTCCTGCCGCACTTTACCGAGGGCGGCTGCGCGGTGCTGATCTCGTCCGTCTCGGCCTACATGCTCGGCGATCCGGCCCTGCTGGCCTCGATCCGCGACTTCGTGACCACCGGCTCGCGCGACGGTATCGCCGGGTACATGGACCATCCGGGCATGGCCTATGCCATCTCCAAGCGGGCGGTCATCGGTATCGTCGAGCGCGACGCCCCGGCCTTCGGTGCGAAGGGACTGCGCATCGCCTCGATCGCGCCGGGCTTCATCGACACCCCGATGGGCCGTGCCGAAGCGGAGGCGAATGAGCAGCTGCGCGGCCTGATCGGCATGGTCCCGCAGCGCCGCATGGGCCACGGCGATGAGATCGCCTCCGTCGCCGAATTCCTGTGCTCGCCCGACGCGTCCTATGTCAGCGGGGTGGATATCCGGGTCGACGGCGGGATCATCGGCCTCCTCAACGCGAAAGGCAGCGGGCAGTGA
- a CDS encoding CoxG family protein — translation MQMTGEQRIAAPRPKVWEALNDPAVLAQCIPGCQSLEREGDDGFLAVAEVKIGPIGARFKGNVQLSDLDAPNGYTITGSGNGGIAGSAKGGAKVRLSDVEGGGTLVAYEVDAEVGGRMAQLGGPIIDATAKNLAGKFFGRFGEVVGGSAPAPSTATTATAAASVPPIMAAAPVQAGPVMLWGWVSAVVLALVAGYMLASVGTTAMLVVPILLVVTAAAAYEAGHRGIGS, via the coding sequence ATGCAGATGACGGGCGAGCAGCGCATCGCCGCGCCGAGGCCGAAGGTCTGGGAGGCGCTCAACGATCCCGCGGTGCTGGCCCAGTGCATTCCCGGCTGCCAGAGCCTTGAGCGGGAAGGGGACGACGGTTTCCTAGCCGTGGCGGAAGTGAAGATCGGACCCATCGGCGCGCGGTTCAAGGGCAATGTCCAGCTGTCCGATCTCGACGCGCCGAACGGCTATACGATCACCGGATCGGGCAACGGCGGCATCGCGGGTTCGGCCAAGGGTGGGGCAAAGGTGCGCCTGTCCGACGTGGAGGGCGGCGGCACGCTGGTCGCCTACGAGGTGGACGCGGAAGTCGGGGGGCGCATGGCGCAACTGGGCGGGCCGATCATCGATGCGACCGCGAAGAACCTTGCGGGCAAGTTCTTCGGCAGGTTCGGGGAAGTCGTCGGCGGAAGTGCGCCGGCGCCATCTACCGCCACGACGGCCACTGCGGCTGCCTCTGTGCCGCCGATCATGGCCGCCGCGCCGGTTCAGGCGGGGCCGGTGATGCTGTGGGGCTGGGTATCGGCCGTGGTGCTGGCGCTCGTCGCCGGGTACATGCTGGCGTCGGTGGGAACCACGGCGATGCTGGTCGTGCCGATCCTGCTGGTCGTCACCGCCGCTGCCGCCTACGAAGCGGGCCATCGGGGGATCGGCTCGTGA
- a CDS encoding EthD domain-containing protein translates to MAYKILLFMKRRPDISVEAFRDYYETRHAPLAEKYSRGVSRYIRRYIDPQPHPETGAFTDGPDVITELWFDDEKVWRATLGYITTSLMPDEIVADEANLFDRASFRIATVVERESEPRSLADGPGASTSSA, encoded by the coding sequence ATGGCGTACAAGATCCTGCTGTTCATGAAGCGGCGGCCGGACATCTCGGTCGAGGCGTTCCGCGACTATTACGAGACGCGCCATGCGCCGCTGGCGGAGAAATACTCGCGAGGGGTGAGCCGCTATATCCGGCGCTACATCGATCCGCAGCCGCACCCGGAGACCGGCGCTTTCACCGATGGGCCGGACGTCATCACCGAACTGTGGTTCGATGACGAAAAGGTCTGGCGCGCCACGCTTGGCTACATCACCACCAGCCTGATGCCGGACGAAATCGTCGCGGACGAGGCGAACCTGTTCGACCGCGCGTCCTTTCGCATCGCTACGGTGGTGGAGCGGGAGTCGGAACCAAGATCGCTGGCTGATGGCCCGGGGGCTTCGACAAGCTCAGCCTGA
- a CDS encoding SMP-30/gluconolactonase/LRE family protein — MLEYETLASGVYLEGLAVDHARDVIWYSDVLGGGVHGVLPDGAPVAVLDPERMWTGGILINEDGAVLSSGQGGVRWNRPDTGTSGWLIDTLDGEPVNGINEMWPDGEGGMFFGTLDIEHVIAAKPARPTAIWRLTRDGRTIRLADGLRFTNGLGYNPRLAQFYCSETFGQGLAWSVTPDLTLTDRRVLLDRNDCDGLAIDTEDAIWIPGVYSPGIIHRVTPDGVELPPLPTPPGATTQVRFGGADGRDIYITLVPADAGESLRTGRPLSGTSTLQRGRSPVPGVKIAPTRFDLT; from the coding sequence ATGCTGGAGTACGAGACGCTGGCGAGCGGGGTGTACCTTGAGGGCCTCGCGGTCGATCACGCGCGCGACGTCATCTGGTACAGCGACGTCTTGGGCGGCGGGGTCCATGGCGTCCTGCCCGACGGCGCCCCAGTGGCCGTGCTCGATCCCGAACGCATGTGGACCGGCGGCATCCTCATCAACGAAGACGGCGCGGTGCTCTCCAGCGGTCAGGGCGGAGTGCGCTGGAACCGCCCGGACACCGGCACGTCGGGCTGGCTGATCGACACGCTCGACGGCGAGCCGGTCAACGGCATCAACGAGATGTGGCCCGATGGCGAAGGCGGCATGTTCTTCGGCACTCTCGACATCGAGCACGTCATCGCCGCGAAACCGGCGCGGCCCACGGCGATCTGGCGGCTGACCCGCGATGGCCGCACGATCCGCCTGGCCGACGGACTACGTTTCACCAACGGGCTTGGCTACAACCCCCGCCTCGCGCAGTTCTACTGCTCCGAGACATTCGGGCAGGGACTGGCGTGGAGCGTCACGCCCGACCTCACGCTGACCGACCGCCGCGTCCTGCTCGACCGCAACGATTGCGACGGCCTTGCCATCGACACCGAGGATGCGATCTGGATTCCCGGCGTCTATTCGCCCGGCATCATCCACCGCGTGACGCCGGACGGCGTGGAACTACCACCCCTGCCCACCCCGCCGGGCGCGACGACGCAAGTGCGCTTCGGCGGCGCGGACGGGCGCGACATCTACATCACCCTCGTTCCCGCCGATGCCGGGGAGAGCCTGCGCACCGGGCGGCCGCTCTCGGGCACCTCGACTCTCCAGCGCGGCCGCTCGCCGGTGCCCGGAGTGAAGATCGCGCCGACGCGGTTCGACCTTACATGA